The following proteins are encoded in a genomic region of Synechococcus sp. ROS8604:
- a CDS encoding transglutaminase family protein: MRAELIHCITYHYEAQISLSEHRLCMQPRGHGHQRLIDYQLNISPQPFHSHELVAASGDAIQRVRFQNTTDELRFEACSRVETTTPAPLLNCLNGREPLLPYPRGRLNPDLQGALEGWLPNGQHDPSAVALAQDALMGTNQQALPFLKQLIEMIQDRVKYTQRHQGAAWPAGRTLRERVGSCRDLAMLMVECCRSIGLPARFVSGYHLANPAPESYDLHAWAEIYLPGAGWRGFDPSAGGETTDRYIVLASSSRPDLTAAVTGSFSGPASTQSHLSWTIQATVDDNTNQPENKTALIQAA, from the coding sequence ATGCGCGCTGAGCTAATCCACTGCATCACTTATCACTACGAGGCTCAAATCAGTCTGAGCGAACACAGGCTCTGCATGCAACCTCGGGGCCATGGTCATCAGCGCCTGATCGATTACCAACTCAACATTTCACCCCAGCCCTTCCATAGCCATGAACTCGTCGCAGCCAGCGGCGATGCCATTCAACGCGTGCGCTTTCAAAACACCACTGATGAGCTCCGCTTCGAAGCATGCAGTCGCGTTGAAACCACGACTCCAGCACCGTTACTGAATTGTCTCAATGGGCGCGAACCCCTACTGCCCTACCCACGTGGTCGATTAAATCCAGATCTTCAAGGAGCGCTAGAGGGCTGGCTGCCAAACGGCCAACACGATCCCTCAGCAGTTGCCTTAGCTCAGGACGCCTTGATGGGCACCAACCAACAAGCGCTGCCTTTCCTCAAACAGCTCATCGAAATGATTCAAGACAGGGTGAAATACACCCAACGCCATCAAGGAGCCGCCTGGCCAGCAGGCCGAACTCTGCGAGAGCGGGTTGGGTCCTGCCGCGACCTCGCCATGCTGATGGTGGAATGCTGCCGAAGCATTGGTTTACCGGCTCGCTTTGTCAGCGGTTACCACTTAGCGAATCCGGCACCCGAGTCCTACGACCTACATGCCTGGGCGGAGATTTATCTACCAGGTGCTGGATGGCGTGGGTTTGATCCCAGCGCAGGAGGAGAAACAACCGATCGCTACATCGTGCTTGCGAGTTCCTCCCGCCCAGATCTCACGGCAGCGGTCACGGGCAGCTTCAGCGGGCCGGCATCCACGCAAAGCCACCTGAGTTGGACCATTCAAGCCACCGTTGACGACAACACCAATCAACCGGAGAACAAGACGGCTCTTATTCAGGCAGCTTGA
- a CDS encoding GTP 3',8-cyclase MoaA has protein sequence MMKPSAVIDLLARPLGVLRLSLTARCNLACRYCCPESIEPPGLLSTRDQLRLIQAACQLGAHTLRLTGGEPLLTDRLWPLLDQLSLARQEVAHPFSRLKDVAITTNGSLLNDEKARRLRDMGVDRITISLDAVDGASIARMAGLRSGPEAGKALIQRVLAGIDAARAAGFNPARGRLKLNAVIQRGQNDDQLIPLARFARTQGLPLRLIEYMDVGNRNGWCRDQVMPASEMIQLLHSNWPLQSLGRQPGGTSGQWIYEDGEGSVATIASITEPFCSDCNRLRITADGQAFTCLFASEGLDLRRWLREDVSDFALAEVMTGLWSRRSDRFSEERGLEQPANHHAEMAYLGG, from the coding sequence ATGATGAAGCCATCAGCTGTCATTGATCTCCTTGCTAGGCCGCTGGGAGTTTTAAGGTTGTCTCTAACTGCAAGATGTAATTTAGCGTGCCGATATTGCTGTCCAGAAAGCATTGAGCCTCCAGGTTTGTTGTCTACTCGTGATCAACTTCGCTTGATCCAAGCGGCCTGTCAGTTAGGAGCCCATACGCTTCGACTAACAGGTGGTGAACCTTTGCTCACCGATCGCCTTTGGCCGCTTCTTGATCAACTCTCGCTTGCAAGGCAGGAGGTTGCTCATCCTTTTAGTCGTTTGAAAGACGTGGCTATCACCACCAATGGTTCTCTCCTCAACGATGAGAAGGCAAGACGGTTGCGCGATATGGGAGTGGATCGCATCACGATCAGCTTGGATGCCGTTGATGGAGCAAGTATTGCCCGTATGGCTGGCTTGCGTTCTGGTCCTGAGGCTGGGAAGGCTCTCATTCAGCGCGTCTTGGCGGGAATTGATGCAGCTCGTGCTGCGGGATTCAATCCTGCGCGAGGTCGTCTCAAGCTGAATGCCGTGATCCAACGCGGTCAAAATGATGATCAGCTGATTCCATTGGCGCGTTTTGCAAGGACACAAGGATTGCCATTGCGTTTGATCGAATATATGGATGTAGGCAATCGCAATGGCTGGTGTCGTGATCAGGTGATGCCGGCCAGTGAGATGATTCAGCTTCTTCACAGCAATTGGCCGCTTCAATCCCTTGGTCGTCAACCTGGTGGAACAAGTGGTCAATGGATCTACGAAGATGGTGAAGGTTCTGTTGCCACCATTGCCTCAATTACAGAGCCATTCTGTTCTGATTGCAATCGTCTTAGGATCACCGCAGACGGGCAAGCGTTTACCTGTCTGTTTGCCAGTGAAGGTCTTGATTTGCGCCGATGGCTTCGAGAGGATGTTTCCGATTTTGCGCTTGCAGAGGTGATGACTGGGCTGTGGTCGCGCCGTTCTGATCGTTTTAGTGAAGAGCGTGGGTTAGAGCAGCCAGCAAACCATCACGCCGAGATGGCTTATTTGGGTGGATGA
- a CDS encoding molybdenum cofactor guanylyltransferase, protein MDLPIVQGLRACVLSGGMSRRMGQDKSLLAHPDGGCWLTHSIGVCRSLDLPVDVVSSIPRHRQLVSTLEGVECRSDPSPGQGPLAALSAVFGQAKALAFLVLPVDMPCLDASILVRLIHAWQEQPSLAVVSHDGNQLQPLFAIYPNHSVYRDALWSQLAAEQLSMHDWLERVPHRVLALPYGALRNLNCPADLGALEE, encoded by the coding sequence ATGGACCTGCCAATCGTGCAAGGACTCCGCGCTTGTGTGCTTAGTGGCGGGATGAGTCGTCGCATGGGCCAAGACAAATCTCTCCTCGCTCATCCTGATGGCGGCTGTTGGTTGACCCACAGTATTGGTGTGTGCCGTTCTCTGGATCTGCCAGTTGATGTGGTGAGTTCAATCCCTCGTCATCGTCAGTTGGTGTCGACATTGGAAGGTGTTGAGTGCAGGTCTGATCCTTCCCCCGGTCAGGGGCCTTTGGCTGCGTTGTCGGCGGTTTTTGGTCAGGCGAAGGCGCTCGCTTTCCTTGTCCTCCCTGTTGATATGCCTTGCTTGGACGCTTCGATCCTGGTCCGGCTGATTCATGCTTGGCAGGAGCAGCCATCTTTGGCTGTGGTTTCACATGACGGAAATCAGCTTCAGCCTTTGTTTGCTATCTATCCCAATCACAGTGTCTATCGAGATGCCTTGTGGAGTCAGTTGGCTGCTGAACAGCTGAGTATGCATGATTGGCTTGAGAGGGTGCCGCATCGGGTGCTTGCCTTGCCTTATGGGGCGTTGCGAAATCTCAACTGTCCTGCTGATCTAGGAGCCCTTGAGGAATGA
- a CDS encoding redox protein, producing MFELIPYTRFRDTPSVRFFDVTISDSNARDLVIHRGPAVSPPDAEESGDWQFYLHPHQEDNLLAASGGRTFYLVNFAWDQPFHIVRLAAGGDILRIPPGTFHRSISDLDGSVVLNQAVREEKASLTREFRVYNSGRIPALRLVTTKGAMRPVLHGVEPLLQAA from the coding sequence ATGTTCGAGCTTATTCCTTATACGCGTTTTCGTGATACTCCATCTGTTCGTTTTTTTGATGTCACGATTTCTGATTCGAATGCTCGCGACTTAGTTATTCACCGTGGGCCAGCGGTAAGTCCTCCGGATGCAGAGGAGAGTGGAGATTGGCAATTTTATTTGCATCCCCATCAAGAAGACAACCTGTTGGCCGCTAGTGGAGGGCGAACGTTTTATTTGGTCAATTTTGCTTGGGATCAGCCTTTTCATATTGTTCGTCTGGCGGCAGGAGGCGACATTCTTCGCATTCCTCCCGGAACATTTCATCGATCTATTTCTGATCTAGATGGATCTGTCGTGCTCAATCAAGCGGTTCGTGAAGAGAAGGCATCTTTGACCCGTGAGTTTCGTGTTTATAACAGTGGTCGTATCCCTGCCTTGAGGTTGGTGACGACCAAAGGTGCCATGCGTCCTGTGTTGCATGGTGTTGAGCCGCTTCTTCAAGCTGCCTGA